One Corallococcus exiguus DNA segment encodes these proteins:
- a CDS encoding HvfC/BufC N-terminal domain-containing protein, with the protein MKASLKHFFDSMDAYLAGPPGAEGLLKLSASHPGWDVDPERMALYGQFVRGHVRSTLEKLFPLTRKAVAPEAWDALVDGYTRTRPARHYELNRLGEGFAPFVSDAADAKGLPPFLPALARFEWTDFAVFASEEDLPDAVERLTPNPTLTVLELPYRLCAFMRARGAEAVPAEGEELALLWRHPERLMTFYMEATPPALLVLKMAVEGLSEEAVVQATGMSAADLHAEVVRFAKDGLVLAPAARIH; encoded by the coding sequence ATGAAGGCGTCGCTGAAGCACTTCTTCGACAGCATGGATGCGTACCTCGCCGGGCCCCCTGGCGCGGAGGGGCTGTTGAAGCTGTCCGCGTCGCACCCGGGCTGGGACGTGGATCCGGAGCGCATGGCGCTCTATGGCCAGTTCGTGCGCGGCCACGTGCGCTCCACGCTGGAGAAGCTCTTCCCGCTGACGCGCAAGGCGGTGGCGCCGGAAGCGTGGGACGCGCTGGTGGACGGCTACACCCGCACGCGGCCCGCGCGGCACTACGAGCTCAACCGCCTGGGCGAGGGCTTCGCGCCCTTCGTCTCGGACGCCGCCGACGCGAAGGGGCTTCCGCCGTTCCTGCCCGCGCTCGCGCGCTTCGAGTGGACGGACTTCGCGGTGTTCGCCTCCGAGGAGGACCTCCCGGACGCCGTCGAGCGCCTGACGCCCAACCCCACGCTCACGGTGCTGGAGCTGCCCTACCGGCTCTGCGCGTTCATGCGGGCCCGGGGCGCGGAAGCAGTGCCGGCGGAAGGCGAGGAGCTGGCGCTGCTCTGGCGCCACCCAGAGCGGCTGATGACCTTCTACATGGAGGCCACGCCGCCCGCGCTGCTGGTGCTGAAGATGGCCGTGGAGGGCCTGTCGGAAGAGGCCGTCGTCCAGGCCACCGGCATGTCCGCCGCGGACCTCCACGCGGAGGTGGTGCGCTTCGCGAAGGACGGCCTGGTGCTGGCTCCGGCAGCCCGTATTCATTGA
- a CDS encoding chalcone isomerase family protein, translating to MKKTLTAVLLSLTLAAPVMAKDIAGVKYPETATVAGKELKLNGVGLRKKAIFKVYTLGLYVENPTQDATALLNADEVKRVRMFMKRDLKKEQITEAIENGFKKSAGANMPKLQARLDAFKAAIPAEVKEGQELNLTYVPGKGTTVQVTGGQSIDVEGKDFADALFSVWLGKDPVDSGLKDGILGKED from the coding sequence ATGAAGAAGACGCTGACTGCCGTGCTGCTGTCGCTGACCCTCGCCGCGCCTGTCATGGCCAAGGACATCGCGGGTGTGAAGTACCCGGAAACCGCCACCGTGGCTGGCAAGGAGCTGAAGCTCAACGGCGTGGGCCTGCGCAAGAAGGCCATCTTCAAGGTCTACACGCTGGGCCTCTACGTGGAGAACCCCACGCAGGACGCCACCGCGCTGCTCAACGCGGATGAAGTCAAACGCGTGCGCATGTTCATGAAGCGCGACCTCAAGAAGGAGCAGATCACCGAGGCCATCGAGAACGGCTTCAAGAAGAGCGCGGGCGCGAACATGCCCAAGCTCCAGGCGCGCCTGGACGCCTTCAAGGCCGCCATCCCCGCGGAGGTGAAGGAGGGCCAGGAGCTCAACCTCACCTACGTCCCCGGCAAGGGCACCACCGTGCAGGTGACGGGCGGCCAGTCCATCGACGTGGAGGGCAAGGACTTCGCGGACGCGCTCTTCTCCGTGTGGCTGGGCAAGGACCCCGTGGACAGCGGCCTCAAGGACGGCATCCTCGGCAAGGAAGACTGA